The Sphingomonas aliaeris genome segment GTCGTTGCGAACGCGGCGAAATTGTCCGCGACGCCGTAGGGGGATCAACAAATCGCGGCCATGCGCGATCGCGCCGCAGCTGTAGACGACGTTCGGGACATAGCCGTCGCGGTCGTTCGGGCTGGGCATCAGGATCGGTTCGGGCGTGCGCGCGAGCAGTTTGGACGGGTCGTCCTTGTCGAGCAGGCAGGCGCCCATGCAGTAATTGCGCACCGTGCCGACACCGTGCGTCAGGACCAGCCAGCCTTCGTCCACCTCGATCGGCGATCCGCAATTACCCATCTGGATGAATTCCCACGGATATTTCGGCGAGACCAGCCGGTGCCCGCCATTCCAGACGAGGATGTCGTCGGACCGGTGCAGCCAGATGCTCTCGCTGTCCTGACGGCCGAGCATGACATATTGCCCGTTGATGCGGCGCGGGAACAGCGCCATGCCCTTGGCCCCGGCCGCGTCGCCGGTCAGCGCGCGCATCTCGACATTCTTGAAGTCGATGCCGGTCAGCAGTTCGGGCCGCGCGGACGCGCCGCTGAACGCGGTATAGGTGCCGTGATAGCTGACGCTGCCGTCGTCGTCGGTAAAGCGCACGAGCCGGAGATCCTCGATTCCCTGACGCTGACTGGGCAGAACGGGGAACAGCACCGTCTCCGAAATCTCCCGGCTGCCGCCGCAATGCAGTTGTACCGTCGTATGCGTGTTGTCGTCGGTATTGCCCTCCACGATCGGCGGAACCGCGGTCGGGCTGGGCGTATCGACGGTGATCGCGCCGCCGGGCACCCAGGTGCCTGTGCGGAAGGTGACGGAGGAGACGTGCCCCTCGCCGATGCCGCGCAGCGACATGATGAAGTTCAATCCGCCTTCGGGCGCGTCGCTCTGGTCGTCGGCGATCACTGCGCTGGGATTGAACAAGGCGGCGGCTTCGAACGAATATTCCTCGCTGAAATAGGCGCCGATCAGGCGTTTCTGCGGTTCGCTCGCGTCGATCGGCTTTGGAAGCTGTGCGGCGATCTCGGCATAGCGGCGACACAGCATCGCATCCACGTCGCGGTGTCGTTCGTCGAGCGAGTGCGTCAACAGGTCGAGTTCGCTCTCCATCTCCATTTCGTCCAGCGTCAGGATGCGATCCACGATCGCCTGGGTACGGGTATGTCCTTGTTCGCGAAAGCCTTCAGGATATTCGAGCGAGAATGGACGGACGACGGTGCGGGAGGGATCGGGGCGGAGAATCAGATCGTGATGGTCGAGAACGGGCTGGCCATCGGGCATCGTCTGGAACTCCATTTATGTTAAGTCTGGCCGCTGAACGCGCGTCTCGCGGGAATGGTCCGGGATGCGCGACTTTCGCCGCCGATCCGGTCCCATGATGAATTTCCGGTGTTGGGACGCCTGCCGCCGTTGCGCTGCACCGGGGGACTGACTAGGCACTCAGGCGATTTCGGGGAGCAAGCATCATGATCAAGCCACTTCGCAAAGCAGTGTTTCCGGTCGGCGGTCTCGGGACGCGATTCCTGCCCGCAACGAAGGCCATGCCCAAGGAAATGCTGCCCGTGGTCGATCGGCCGCTGATCCAGTGCGCAGTGGACGAGGCGCTGGAGGCGGGGATCGAACAGATGATCTTCGTCACCGGTCGCGGCAAATCCGCGATCGAGGATCATTTCGACATCGCCTACGAACTGGAAGCGACGATGTCGGGCCGCGGCAAGTCGCTCAGCGTTCTGGACGGCACGCGGCTGAAGCCGGGCGCGATCTCCTATGTCCGGCAGCAGGAGCCGATGGGGCTTGGCCATGCCGTATGGAGCGCGCGTCACATCGTCGGCGACGAACCCTTCGCGGTGCTGCTGGCGGACGATTTCATGGTCGGGAAACCCGGCTGTCTCAAGCAGATGGTCGAGGCGTATAACAAGGTCGGCGGCAACATGATCTGCGCGCAGGAAGTGCCCGAGGACCAGACGCATATGTACGGCGTCATCACCCCCGGCGCGCGCGACGGATCGCTGACCGAAGTGCGTGGGCTGGTCGAGAAGCCGGCCCCGGGGACGGCGCCGTCAAACCTGTCGGTGATCGGTCGCTACATCCTGCAGCCCGAAGTGATGCGCGTGCTGGAGACGCAGGAAAAGGGTGCCGGTGGTGAGATCCAGCTGACCGACGCGATGGCGAAGATGATCGGCGACCAGCCTTTCCACGGCGTAACGTTCGACGGCCGACGCTATGATTGCGGCGACAAGGCCGGGTATATCCAGGCCAATCTGGCGATCGCTCTGGGCCGCGCGGACATTGGCGAATCGGTGCGCGCGTTTGCGGTCGATCTGCTGCGCTGACCGTCGCGCCTGACATCAGGTCCGGGTCGAAGGCCGCGTCGTCGCTTTGATGGGATGACGTGGGCCGGACGCTTGTGCCACACTGCCCCAAAGCAAAGAGCGGAGGGACAGGATGCCAAATTTCGGCGGCTATCAGAACGAGTTGTACGGCGCCGCCCTGAGCGGCGTGCTGCCTAAGGTGCCGGTCGATTATGCGACTCTGGTCGCGCGGGCCGAGGCCGCGATGCCGCCTTACGTCCTGAATTACGTGCAGGGCGGTTGCGGCGACGAGACGACCCAGAACCGCAACCGGTCGGCATTCGACCAATGGGGCATGGTGCCGCGCATGATGGTCGATGCGAGTGAGCGCGACCTGTCGATCGACCTGTTCGGGATGACGTTGCCGACGCCATTGTTCATGTGCCCGATCGGCGTGACCGGGATCTGCACGCAGGACGGGCACGGCGACATTGCCGCCGCGCAAGCCGCCGCGGCGACCGGCATTCCGCTGTGCGCATCGACGCTGGCGAACGATCCGCTGGAGGATGTGTTGAAGGCGAGCGGCGAGACGCCCGGCCTGTTTCAGCTTTACACGCCGCGCGACCCGGACCTTGCGGCCAGTCTTGTCGGTCGCGCCGAGGCGGCGGGCTATAAGGCGATCGTCGTGACGTTGGACACATGGGTCACTGGATGGCGTCCGCGCGACCTGAATTCAGGCAACTTCCCGCAATTGCGCGGGCATGTGCTGGAAAACTACTTTGTCGATCCGGTCTTCCTCAAGCTGCTCGGCAAGCCGGTCGCGGGGAATTTGCCCGAGGCGATCGGCTTGTGGAGCCGGTTGTTCGGCAAGGTGCTGACCTGGGACGACATGGCGTGGCTGAAATCGCTGACCAAGCTGCCGATCGTGCTGAAGGGGATCTGCCACGGCGACGATGCGCGGCGCGCTGTGGATGCGGGGGCGGACGGCATCTATTGTTCAAATCATGGCGGGCGTCAGGCGAATGGCGGGATCGCCGCGATCGACCTGCTGCCCGACGTCGTGGCGGGATCGGGCGATCTGCCCGTCCTGTTCGATCTGGGAATCCGGTCGGGATCGGACGTGGTCAAGGCTCTGGCGCTTGGCGCGACGGCGGTCGGCGTTGGGCGTCCGTATAGCTACGGACTCGCGCTGGATGGCGCGGCGGGCGCAGCGCATGTGCTGAAATGCATATTGGCGGAGGCGGACCTGATGATGGCGGTCAACGGATATCCGTCCATCGCGGCGGTGCGGGCGGAGGGCGCGCGGCGGCTTGGATAGGGCCCGACGCGGGGCGGGCCGTGCCGTTTGTACTGCGATAATCGCGCAAACATGCATCGGCACTTGAACATTCCCGCGCTTCGGGGATTGGTTCGCGCATGAAGTTGTTCGCCCGCGCGCCCCGCCGGTCCTCGGGCCATGCGGAGGCACCTCCGCCGGGCCTCAGGCGTATGCGTATCGTCGCGACCGGATTGCTGGTCGCGATGGCGATCCTGTTCCTGATCAGCCGCGCGCTGGACACCGGGCATCCGGTGTTCGGCTTCGTCCGCGCCTTTGCCGAGGCGGCGATGGTCGGCGGGCTGGCGGACTGGTTCGCGGTGACCGCCCTGTTCCGGCATCCCCTTGGCCTGCCGATCCCGCACACGGCGATCGTACCGCGCAACAAGGATCGTATCGGCGATACGCTGGCGGTGTTCCTGCGCGACAATTTCCTGACGCCGGCGGTGATTTCCCGCCGGATGCGCCGGATGGACATGGCGGGGATCGCGGGCGAATGGCTCGCCAATCCGGGCGTTGCGAGCCGGCGGCTGACGCGCGGTGCGTCGCGGATCGCGGTCGAGATATTGCAGGCGCTGGATCAGGAGCGACTGGGCGGCATGGTGCGCGGCGCGATGGTCAAGCAGGTGCGCGACCTCGATCTTGCGCCGTTGCTGGGGCAGGCGCTGGGCGCGGCGATCGCCGAGAAACGCCATCTGCCGATCCTCGACGGGATCGTGCTGTGGGCGGGCAAGATACTGGAAGCGAACGAGCATCTCGTCCGCGCGATGGTGCATGATCGCGCCGGATCAATCCTGCGCTGGACCGGGCTGGACGAGACGCTGTCGAACAAGATCATAGACGGGCTGAAGGGCCTGGTGCGCGAGATGGCTGAAAATCCCGAGCATCCGTTGCGCGACAAGGCGGAGGAAGGGCTGGCGCAGCTGGCGCACGATCTGCAGCATTCGCCGGAGATGCGCGACCGCGTCGACGCGCTGAAGCTCGGCATGCTCGACAATCCGGCGATGCAGAACTGGATCAACGGGCTGTGGGAACAGGCGCGCGCAGCCATGCTGCGTATCGCGCGCGACCCGGAGAAGTTGCTGGGCGGCAAGTTCGGCGAGGCGTTGCGTCAGTTGGGCGAGACGCTGCAACGCGATCCGCGGCTGCGCGCGACGCTCAACCGGTTCGTGCGG includes the following:
- the galU gene encoding UTP--glucose-1-phosphate uridylyltransferase GalU — translated: MMIKPLRKAVFPVGGLGTRFLPATKAMPKEMLPVVDRPLIQCAVDEALEAGIEQMIFVTGRGKSAIEDHFDIAYELEATMSGRGKSLSVLDGTRLKPGAISYVRQQEPMGLGHAVWSARHIVGDEPFAVLLADDFMVGKPGCLKQMVEAYNKVGGNMICAQEVPEDQTHMYGVITPGARDGSLTEVRGLVEKPAPGTAPSNLSVIGRYILQPEVMRVLETQEKGAGGEIQLTDAMAKMIGDQPFHGVTFDGRRYDCGDKAGYIQANLAIALGRADIGESVRAFAVDLLR
- a CDS encoding alpha-hydroxy-acid oxidizing protein, giving the protein MPNFGGYQNELYGAALSGVLPKVPVDYATLVARAEAAMPPYVLNYVQGGCGDETTQNRNRSAFDQWGMVPRMMVDASERDLSIDLFGMTLPTPLFMCPIGVTGICTQDGHGDIAAAQAAAATGIPLCASTLANDPLEDVLKASGETPGLFQLYTPRDPDLAASLVGRAEAAGYKAIVVTLDTWVTGWRPRDLNSGNFPQLRGHVLENYFVDPVFLKLLGKPVAGNLPEAIGLWSRLFGKVLTWDDMAWLKSLTKLPIVLKGICHGDDARRAVDAGADGIYCSNHGGRQANGGIAAIDLLPDVVAGSGDLPVLFDLGIRSGSDVVKALALGATAVGVGRPYSYGLALDGAAGAAHVLKCILAEADLMMAVNGYPSIAAVRAEGARRLG
- a CDS encoding DUF445 domain-containing protein, whose product is MKLFARAPRRSSGHAEAPPPGLRRMRIVATGLLVAMAILFLISRALDTGHPVFGFVRAFAEAAMVGGLADWFAVTALFRHPLGLPIPHTAIVPRNKDRIGDTLAVFLRDNFLTPAVISRRMRRMDMAGIAGEWLANPGVASRRLTRGASRIAVEILQALDQERLGGMVRGAMVKQVRDLDLAPLLGQALGAAIAEKRHLPILDGIVLWAGKILEANEHLVRAMVHDRAGSILRWTGLDETLSNKIIDGLKGLVREMAENPEHPLRDKAEEGLAQLAHDLQHSPEMRDRVDALKLGMLDNPAMQNWINGLWEQARAAMLRIARDPEKLLGGKFGEALRQLGETLQRDPRLRATLNRFVRRAVVGTAADYGDAIVRLVSETVRSWDAHTITTRLENAVGKDLQYIRVNGTLVGGLVGLAIHSVDVLL